The genomic DNA agttgcattcaaatcccaactttcaggaagagctaaaaggaatttaagattagtatcttcaagatcatattccttatccaccagtgacagatgatttaagagtttgacaaatctgtcatataaaccagttaatgactcatcaggttttgagtcaaagtgctcatactcttgagtgagtatagtcctcctgttcttcttaattgcatcagttccctagcatcttgtctccaagacatcacatatctcctttgcagtcttacagttaattaccctgtttgacatgacattatcaatgacactgtGCAATAAATGCTTTAcatttgcatccttggcaatatatgagatatcttcagttgtatattcacttttctcctttggtacggtctgtgctggctgatctacaactacaacagagagcttggttggcttatgtggtccttcattaattctgtcaaggtattctggatctgtagcttccagaaacatagtcatcctcactttccatatgggatattcagaaggtttcagtatgggaaccctaatagtcttatatcgactatggatttgagtctttggagtttcttcagttttggtgggcttggttggagtttgttctttttcagacatgattgttttggatctttactgtatatgtgttaacagataggctctgataccacttgttaggtcacacacaatgtagaagggggttgaatacaatgtatactacaatcaaatcgaattaagaacacaagtatgaaacacataataatcttattaataaaacagtattacaatggaaccgttctctctcagtgatgaacaaatatcacgagagctgctagggttacaatgaataatattctcgataatgataacacatctagtgtaaaccctatgctgtgtttatataccacacagttacaagataatcttctaattgatatcgaatataagtcagcatcctaaaatatattaattagttatcttttcctccaagtcttttattcttcatagaattcttctccatgcatatctcttcttgttttagtctcaatcttctttcctttcaatcagccgccttccttatctgaaagtcttcttaagtcctaatattatcttctgatgaatatcttctgatatcttaagttctgataacttaagttctgatatcttaagttctgacttcagtataagtactgattttcagttaagtcctgatttgtcttgttagtcaagatctgaaaactaaacacaaatcattattagacatgacatcacaaatatatctaacactatcACATTCCATAATTTTCACCACCATCCCATTCAGATAGTCTTCATAGGATATCGGGGAACTCCCTACCCAAGTTCAAAACGGGGAGAAAATAAGGCAGCATATTGCACCACACTCTTTCGAACTTGTAAGGTAGGGTACACCAATTTACACCAATGGCATGTTTCGTCCCAAACCCTTGAATGGTAGGCTTTTTTTTGGAGAGTACAACTCCGTATCTTCTTCCTTCGATTGGGGAGGTGCGTCGTACAATCGTACGATTTCGGTGCATTCACGAGCGGCTCTCTCCAAGTTACTAAAGGTTGGTGACATACAATCCTCCACGTCCGAGTTTGAGAATGAGTTGCTAATTTGAGACACTAACTCCACATCCGAAGCAATGATAATTTCACCTACACATGACAAGAAGTTGAAGTTAGCAAGGGAATGTTATATAAAATATCAATTACAATTGACCACTTTAACTTTTTCATAATTCTTCCATTTTTGCTAAACATTTCCTAGCATTATATCCCGATACTCCGCAATGTCCGcatttccttttttttctttgcAAGTTCCTCAACGGGACTCTTAAATTAGTGATATTTTTTCTTCCCTTTGATTTTTGAAACAAGGGGGTCAAGAATAGTTTCATGTAACTTGTCAGCACTTTCTTGAGTTTCTTTTGTGTCAAATTCACTTTCAACATGTTCTACCCCATTAACGGGCATTTTTTCAATAATTTCAATTTCTCGATTAATAACCTTGATGGCATACTCATAACGCTTTTTCGATGTCATGCAACTATGACTAAACCCCATAGTGAGCAAAACCACGTGGTTAATTCTTTTCGTGGGAGTCAAATAATGGGATGGACCATTATCTTTGGCCATGTGATATGGCAAGACATCATCAACTCTATTGACATCTCTAGTCCATATTCATTTCACAAAATATTCCGGTAATTCGGTCATACGCCTCTTTGTCAACACGACAATGATGTGGCGACACAACATGCCCTAATGCTCATACATTCTACATATGCTATAACTCCTTAATTATAACTTGTTAAAGAAAGAAGATATGTGGTTCTCTTAGACTCAACCATCAATGGTCTATAACAGTTGTTTTACGTATCTTCTACATCTTTCAAGGAGCGATCTTTATCTTTCTCCACAAAGTACTTAGAGGCCTCAACCAATTGGTCTTAGAATATTTTAAACACATCTTTGGTATAAATGAAAGCGACATGATGCTCCAAGACGGTCTTCATTTGCATGCAACTACTTTTATGAAGTTTATTATAATCATTTTTCTTCTCACACGTGAACTGACTTTCCAAAGCTCTTTGTGCATCCTCAAAAAATTCTTTCAATCCCGTGCAAGACCCAACATGAGCATAAAAAAGGCATTCATTCCTTCGGTTTTCGATGTTGTGTTTTGACCCGTAGAGAAAATGTTCTGTGTATAAGTATCGATCCACTTATACTTCAAATTGTACAATCCTTGTAGCATGTATTCTATTTCAACTTTTATTTAAAGACCAATGCGTTCCAATGATTCTCAAATACAACTTCGATAAACAAGTGGTATATGCAATTGTTGAAATGACTTTTAAACCCTTCATTCAAAAAAAAGTTGAAAGCTTATTTGGAAATTTGTTACTTATGTGCCACAAAGACAACAAATTTGTGGTGTTCGGTAGTTGAGATTCAATTGCCCCCACCATGAATTGAACTTGATTAGTGATAATGGCGAATGGTTATTTCTCTTCAATAGCCTCTAACCAAGTACCTAAAATCCACTCAAATGTACTTTTCAATTCATCACGTAGTAGTGCAAATCCGAAGAGAACCGATTAGTAGTGATAGTTGACCCCGGTGAAAGGCACAAACGACATATCATActtatttataataatttataataattaaaggCTATTGAAAAGGCtctaattttaatttttagagGCTAAAATATAGGATATAAAAATGgaaatataatttataataattaaatttaagGAACTCtataaaaatagataaatatgaTTCGAACGATTTTGGAATTTTCGGGGGTTTTCCTTTATATATATTAAGATAAGATAAGATaagatataaaattttattatcaaGTAAACTAAGAATGGTAAAGAGTTTGAGTCTCTCGTTGTATGAACCTATTATTATAtgctttattttttttaattatcaatattaaaaaagtaatttgtaaattttattgGCAAATCCGAGTCAATGGAACAAATTGTGTACAAAAAGGGCAATTTAGTAACTAACACATGTCTAATAAAGTCCAGTGGGTGTGTCCGTGTGATGAAAAAAAGAGAAGCGAGTTCTTGTTTACACACACACAGCTGATATTTGTTTGAGAAGAAGCTTTTTACAATTTTACAATTAAGCAGCAACACAACAACACAAGCCCATTCCATCTATCTCTGTAAGATTAATTTCTATATCTCTGTATCTATTCTTACCCAATTCCTGTTTCTTTACTGCCCTTTTTATTACTGAATCTAGGGTTTCAAGATTCATACATGTCAGTTCAattgggagagtttataagtCTTGTAATTAGCTTTTACTGTAAAGATTGGTGCTTTTGGTTAAAAAGATTTTAGCCTTTTGTGTAAATTTGTTTGAGGTGTAAGTTTAGAGACCTCAAGGTGATGTTTTGTGTTATCAGGTTCTAGATTTTCTTGTGTTGTGGGTTTTAGTTGAGTTCAATTGTATAAGTTCTTTAGTCTTGTAATTAGTTTTTATTGTAAGGATTGCTGCTTTTTTTGGAAAAAGAATTTGCCCATTTGTGTAAATTCGTCGAGGTGTAAGTTTAGAGACCTAAAGGTGATGTTTTTGTGTTCTTGGTTCTTGAGTTTCTTGGATTTTAGTTGAGTTTAGTTGTGTAAGTTATGAGTCTTGTAATTAGTTTTTACTGTAAAGATTGCTGCTTTTTTTGAAAAAGAATTTAACCTTATGTGTAATTTTGTTGGGGTGTGAGTTTAGAGACCTAAGTGATGTTTTTTTGTTATCAGGTTCTTGAATTTCTTGGTTTTTCTGGGTTTTAGTTGAGTTAAATTGTGTAAGTTCTTGAGTCATGGTTTCATGTTTAGTATTGCAGTTCTTGATTTTTTGAAATAAGAATTTACCTGTTTGTGTAAATTTGTTGAACTGTGAGTTTAGAGACCTAAAGGTGATGTTTTGTGTTATCAATTTTTTGATTTTCTTGGGTTTTGTGTGTTTTAGTTGAGTTCAATTGTGTAAGTTTATGAGTCTTGTAATTAGTTTTTAATGTAAAGATTGTTGCTTTGGTTGAAAAAGAGTTAACCATTTTGTGTAAATTTGTTGAGGTGTAAGTTTAGAGACATAGAGGTGTTGTTTTTGTGTTATCAGGTTCTTAATTTTCTTGGTTTTTGTTGGTTTTAGTTGAGTCCAGTTGTGTAATTTATGATTGTAATTAGTTTTTACTGTAAAGATTGCTGCTTTTGTTGAATAAGATTTTACCCATTTGTTTAAATTTGTTGAGGTGTAACTTGTAAGTTTAGAGACCTAAAGGTGATGTTTTTGTGGTTTCCAGTTCttaattttttttgctttttgTGGGTTTTAGTTGGGTTCAATTGTGTGAGTTTATTGAGTCCTGTGGTTCATGTTAAGTACTGAAATTCTTTATTTTGTTGAATTATGAATTTACCCATTTGTCTAAATTCGTTGAGGTGCAAGTTTGTAGACATAAAAAGGTGATATTTTCGTGGTAATTAGGTTCTTGGATTTCTTGTTTTTTATGGGTTTTGCTTTAGTATAGTTGTGAAAGTTCTCGAGTCTTAGATTCCATGGTTAGTATTGGAATCATTGTTTTTTGTTGCTGAGAAAAGGTTACCCATTTGTCTAATTGTTGAGATGTAATTGTAGAGACCTAAAGGTGATGTTTCTACTTTAAACAGGTTCTTGAATACTTTTTGCTTTGTATGGGATTTGCTGGATTTTAGGAAGTAGTGTGTGAGAGTTTGGTATGGCATCAAATAATAATAACAATGCGATGAAGAATGTTGGGGTGCCTGCTGCATTTGGTAATTCAGGGGTGGTATCTCAGACTACGCCTTTGAACCATCAGATGcaatcacatttgatggctcAGGCGAATCCTCAGGGACAAGGCGGGGCTCACTTTCAGGGTCATTTTCAGTTGTCTGATAGGCACCATGCACAGGCGTTGGCTCAGGCTCAGTACGCCCATCTTCAACAAGTCCGAGGGCAAACCCCTCATAACCAATTTCAAGCTCAAGCACAAGCGCAATCTTATCCGCAAATAAATAATCAAGGGATTAATAATTCAAATGTGTCCTCACCCTCCATAGCTACGCCTGGCACGGGGAGTGCGAAGAGGCCACCTCAAAAACAGTCGGCTAGGCCTCCAAATTCTTCAGGTCCTGGAGCTGCATCCCCTCTGAAAGCTATGGAATTAACCCCTGCAGCTAATAGAAAGAAGCGAAAGCTACCTGAGAAGCAGATCCCAGATAAGGTTGCCGCTCTTCTTCCAGAATCAGCTCTTTATACTCAGTTGCTTGAATTTGAGTCTCGTGTAGACGCTGCCCTTTCAAGAAAGAAGCTTGACATTCAGGAATCTCTCAAAAGCCGTCCACATGCTCAGAAAACTCTTCGATTATATGTATTTAATACCTCTGCTAACCAGAGGCAAAGAGTACCTGAGAAAGAAAATGCTGAGCCACCTTCATGGTCACTTAAAATTATGGGGAGGGTACTGGAAGACGAGGGTGATACTGGTGCAGCGAGTACGGGGCAAAGCTCGAATGTTTCATAtccaaagttttcttctttcttcaagaaAGTTACAATATATTTAGATCAGAGTCTTTATCCAGATAATCATGTGATTGTGTGGGACAGTTCTCGATCGCCTGTCCCTCACGAGGGATTTGAAGTGAAGAGAAAAGGTGACAAGGAATTTACTGCAATGATCAGACTAGAAATGAACTACGTGCCTGAAAAATTTAAGCTTTCTCCAGTTCTATCTGAGGTACTTGGTATTGAAGTGGAAACCCGACCAAGGATTATATCTGCCATTTGGCACTATGTGAAGGCTAGAAAATTACAAATTTCAACCGATTCTTCTTTCTTTATGTGTGATGCACCACTTAAGAAAATATTTGGGGAAGACAAGATGAAGTTTGGCATGATACCACTGAAAATATCTTCACATTTGACTCCTCCACAGCCTATTCATTTGGAGTATAAGATAAAGCTTTCTGGAAATAGTAGCGAAGGAagttgttgttatgatttccTGGTTGACATTCCCTATTTACTGGATAAGGATATGGCCAATTTCTTGGCGAATCTAGATAAGCACAAGGAAATTGATGCCTGTGATGAAGCTATATCATCTGCTATAAAGAAGATACATGAACATAGGCTGAGGCGGGCTTTCTTTCTCGGATTTAGTCAATCTCCCGCAGATTTCATTGATTCACTAATTGCTTCTCAAAGCAAGGATTTAAAGCTTCTCTCTGGAGATGCCAATCATAATGCTGAGAAGGAGCGCCGTTCGGAGTTCTATAACCAACCTTGGTATGCAATTCTATTCATCTTGACTAAGCTTACATTTTGACTGCCACTAATGCATTTTAGTTTGTATGTTTACATATAAAAATCAGTGTGGATACTTGTTCATTCTTTATACTTTCACCTACATATAGCTTTGTAGGTGTACATATTTTCTTGTCCATTTGCATTAATTGTATTGttgaatttttatatgtttaGAATAACCTTATTCCAAAAACAAAGGGCAAATACAGCTTAGTGCATCCAATGAAATATTTTGATCGTAGTCAAATTGGTATTTTTGGAAATACGTAGAGAGTTAATTGGTTTTGTGGCTTCATGTTCCCATTTCAGACTGTTTCGAAAGAGCTTGTGATGCCCTTAGAGCAAGTCCTGTGAGAGGTGTCTTACTACTTTTTGTTATAGAACTCTGTGACGTGCAGTTTCTGTTGTGAACAATTCCTAGATTCGACATCTTTTGGTGCTTTACAGTGGGACTCTATTTTCCTTTTGTCTAGAATATTCTTTTTGTATGTTTGCCAAAAAACCGAAACCAGACCGAAAACCGAAAAAAATGGAAACCGATAAAAACCAAAAAAACCCCGTAACCGAACTGAACCGATGGAACCGTTTGGTAACGGTTTTATCCCTATAACCGAACCGAAGAAACGAACCGATTAtagaatattaaataataatagtaatatatgtaattatatataatatgttaAATGTTATTTACAATACAGTATATTTAGTATCATAAACAGAAGCTTCTACTTGATCCATTTGTTGTTAACAGAACCTGTTTGTCCCCCCTTTTTTATGTTTATCATCCTAGCACTCTACACTCTCCACGTACCCTTTTAACACACTTAATGTTATTATTATTCCAgtttttaatttcaaatttgaatataaatttacttataaaattattttatggtaaTAGTTCCAAACAATTTTTCTTTTATGTTATAATATTTTCAAACTACTCATTACtaaatatgtaaaatattttttaattaggTAAAAAACTGAAAAAATTGAAACCGACAAACGGTTATCTGAACCAAAAAACACCGTTCTGGATGGTTCGGTTACGGTTAATAGGtaaaaaaccgaaccgaaccgacaTGTACGGTTTGGCAACGGTTTTCGGTAAAAACCGAGCCGTACCGACCCGTGCACACCCCTAGCAAGAAGTTTCTTTATGCTTGTCCAAAAATTA from Apium graveolens cultivar Ventura chromosome 5, ASM990537v1, whole genome shotgun sequence includes the following:
- the LOC141723785 gene encoding SWI/SNF complex component SNF12 homolog translates to MASNNNNNAMKNVGVPAAFGNSGVVSQTTPLNHQMQSHLMAQANPQGQGGAHFQGHFQLSDRHHAQALAQAQYAHLQQVRGQTPHNQFQAQAQAQSYPQINNQGINNSNVSSPSIATPGTGSAKRPPQKQSARPPNSSGPGAASPLKAMELTPAANRKKRKLPEKQIPDKVAALLPESALYTQLLEFESRVDAALSRKKLDIQESLKSRPHAQKTLRLYVFNTSANQRQRVPEKENAEPPSWSLKIMGRVLEDEGDTGAASTGQSSNVSYPKFSSFFKKVTIYLDQSLYPDNHVIVWDSSRSPVPHEGFEVKRKGDKEFTAMIRLEMNYVPEKFKLSPVLSEVLGIEVETRPRIISAIWHYVKARKLQISTDSSFFMCDAPLKKIFGEDKMKFGMIPLKISSHLTPPQPIHLEYKIKLSGNSSEGSCCYDFLVDIPYLLDKDMANFLANLDKHKEIDACDEAISSAIKKIHEHRLRRAFFLGFSQSPADFIDSLIASQSKDLKLLSGDANHNAEKERRSEFYNQPWLEDAVIRYINRKPAAGNDAPGST